The sequence below is a genomic window from Lentimicrobium saccharophilum.
CAATATTCAATAATCTTGATAGAAAACTCAAAAGTGAGTTTCAAAATCAGGTTTTCCTTTTCCTCTTTCATAGCATATATAAATGTTAAATGTTGAATAAAATTTCATCCGTCATTCCACCCAAAAAATTCATTGGATGCAGATAATCAGTGACATCCCCAAAGTAACACATCCTCTAATCATCACATCCTCAAATTAACAAATCCTCAAATCAACTCATCCTCTAATCAACTCATCCTTATAGAATCTCAGAAATCTGTCTTTAATTTCATCCCGCACACGAATGAATTCGCTATGGATAAATTCGCCGGTCCCCGCCGCATGCGAAGGATCATCAAACCCCATGTGCAGCCGGTGCTTTACCTTGCCCGTAAATGCAGGACAGGCCTCATTGGCACCGCCGCAAACAGTGATTACATAATCCCATTCTTCGCCGAGATGCAGATCAACGGAATCGGAAGTGTGGTGGCTGATATCGATGCCAATCTCTTTCATCACTTCAACGGCTTTGGGGTTGAGTTTACCCGAGGCCTCGGTTCCGGCTGAGCGCACGGTAAGCGAAGGATCAAATGACTGCAGAAAACCGTGGGCCATCTGGGAACGGCAGGAGTTGCCGGTGCAGAGTATAAGAATCTTCATGATTAAGCATTTCAGGTTTAAAGGCCGGTTGAGGGCTATTTGATTTCACAGTCAAATCCATTGGCTTTCACCGGCTCAAAAAAAACGGAGAAAAGCGCCATGAATTTTTCAATCCCGCCGGAGCAGAGGCAATAGTTGATTTTCAGTCCGTCAATCTCCCCGTGAATCAGCCCGGCATCGCGCAGCTCCTTCAGGTGCTGCGAGACCGTTGACCTGCCCAGGGGTAGGCTATCGGAAATATCACCCGAAATACAGGACCTTGTATTGGCCAGATATTTTATAATCGCCAGCCTGGCCGGATGGGAAATTACCTTCGCGTACCGGGCAAGTTCCCGGAGGTCTTCATCAAATTTTTCTGATTTGTTCATGGCCTGTTTTTAATGTCGCAAAAATACGACATAACTTAATTGACAAGCAATAAGCACAAAAATAATTTCAAATAATAACGGGCCTCTTTGGCTGCTACCGGAAAATCATGGTTAAACCGGCAGCCGTGTTTCTTCTCCGTTTATTTATTGAACCGGATTCCGGGAAACAACATCGGAACCTTTCTCCGGTATTCCAGGAATTCATCGCCAAAGTCCTTTTCCAATCGCTTTTCTTCCGATAACTTCAGGTAAGTGATCCCGGAAAGAGAGAAAATCAGTAAGGCGCCCAGGGCGGTCAGGGAGTTCAGAAATATCACGATGGAAAGATAGATAAGCAGAGCTCCGAGAACCATGGGATTTCTGCAGTACCTGTAAGGGCCGGTAGTTACCAGCCTTTGGGTACGGGGGCTTACGGAAACACCCATCCCTTCGGCCGGACCACCTTTCCCGGCCTTAAACAGAAAAATATTTGACCAGATCATCCAAAACACGCCAGACAGTAAACAACATACTGACAGGACATGTCGTACGGAGCCGGATTGCAACAATTCCAGGTCTGTCCATAGGTTGTCATAACCGGATAGTTTGTACAATCCGAATGGGATCAGAAAAAGAAAAATTGTACCGCCAAAAACGTAGCCGGCAATATATCTGAGGGTTTCCCGCATGGTCATCTTAAAGTTTGATTAATAAGAAGCCGGTATTTATCCTGGAGCTTATTCAGCATCAGCGATCATGCAGCGGATTGAATATACGGCGTTTGGCAATTCAGTGCTCAAAACTTCCAATTACTTCTTTCTTCAAGTGCCATTAACTAACTGAATATTAATTGAGTTTGACAAAATGCCGTATATCTGTTATTAAATGCTGTTTTTGATTAATTTTTTAGTCAGTAGAGCATTCCCGGAATTAATTCTTATACAATAAACTCCTACAGGAATTGTCTCAATATTTAAAGTTAATGCTGAACCAGAGATCTCATTCTTCCGGAATTCCAGAATAACATTTCCCAGCACATCAACTATACACACTGATTCAATAAATGACAATTCATTAATATTTTCAATTTGTATTACGTCAGTAGCAGGATTTGGGAAAACGCTGACTCCACTCAGATCATTTTCAGAAATGCCAACAAAACCTTCGTTGGGTATTATCCTATATGTTGTACCCTCAGATGGAGTGCCGTCAATAAACCAATAGCAAGGAGGAAGGCACATGTTAAAGAAGTCATATAACGGATTATCGGCAGCATCGTAATAACTTAATATATTACTGCAATCGTCATAAGCGAATTTGATGCTGGGCCCCGGATCAGGGTCTGATATCCCTTCAGGATAACCATATGTTCCAGGATCTGCCTGGTAATCTCCAAAATGAAGTTCAAAATGTGCATCCTCTTGAAAAATCCAGATTTGAAAGTCAACAAAATCAGAAGTATCGCTGGTAGAAAACCATTGGACAAAGCCCGCATTTTTCCATTGAATCTTAATAATGTATTGCCCTTCTTCTCCCACAACTTCGTAATCTATGCCGGATAATGAAGAATCAACTCCTTTGTCTTTTAATAAATACCCTCCAAATGGTGTATGATAAATTTGAATACCCTTTCCATCAGCAGGAAAAGAAATTCCACCTCCTGCATGAACATACAATGAACTATATTCCTGATCGAAAACAGTAAAATTAAAGTCAAAATCAATAGGATAGACACTACCTTCATTCCAGATTTCTCCGTTGTTAACAGATATTGGGTTGTTGATTTCAATATAGTCTTCCATAGATGTTGTACTGAAATATGGAGTGTCCTGTCCAAAAAGAAAATTTTTAATAATTAAAAAACTTAACAGAATCCAAATCTTTTTCATTTCTTCTTATTTTTAATAATTATCAATTAACGGTTTGCATAAGAATAGTAACTGTTTGCGGGTTTCATCCCTGTCAAGTTACACAAAAGTTGAAGCAAGCTACAACCTGTAAATTTACTACTAAACCGACTATTTTTTTAAAAAACATTGCTATAGCGCGCTTTTTATTTATTGTCAATTCGTTATCTAATACAATTCATTCCGTAATATTTCAAAAAAAGTATCTTTTGCAACTCGTTCTCTCCAAGGTATGTGTCCACAGTTTTCAATTTGAATCATTTTAAAATCGCCCAGTTTCTCGGATAATGGTTTCTCAACTCCATCAATCGGATGTGAATCATAATTACCATGAATTGCAACAACTGGACATTTTATCTTGTCTGCACAATTTATCAATTCGTTTGTTTCTCTTAATCTTGATGCTTCTGCCCATACTGACTGATAAATTGTCAAGTCTAAATCCACCGGATCATTATCTGCAGACAGGTAATCATAAGAATCGGCAATTGTCATTAGTTTACCAAAGCGTTTCAATATTTCATTATCTGAACCGTCCGAATTGATGTCCGAAATTAATCTCTCAGCTTCTTTTCTATCTTGTGGATTCAGTCTGCTTAATCGGATACTCATCAGGTCATTGTTGTATTTACTTTCAAATGCTCCTGAACTAATTATAATCAATTTTTTTACCAAATCCTGGTATCTGCTTGCAAACAAAAATCCAAGCCATGCTCCCCAGGAATATCCAATCAATATTGCAGGCAAATCAGCACATGAAGTCAGTTGATTATGCAATTCTTCTATTTGTCCATTAACTGATTTCTCAGACTGCAGAAACTCTAAAATCCCAAAATCACACGATAAGTTTTCAGCAATTGGTTTCATTTCTCCAGATGCACCTGGTCCACCGTGCAGAAGCCCAATCTGAAATGGCTGTTTTCCATATTTTCTTATCGTTTCCATATGTGCATTGTCTGTTTTTTATTATGCGCTATAACGGGTAAATTATGCATTAATGGGATTTCCCAAACACTCAAAAATGATGATAAACGAAAAATAGCACGCATCCGCTGCCGCCTGGTGTAGCCTTCATCGCGGTAATGACACCTCCATTACATTCTTATAACCCTGAAAAACTCCCTGTCGAATACCGAAAAATACTCTTCAGCAGGATATGCTTCAAAAAAGGGAATGAAAAAATCCAGGATTTCACGTTCCCGCTTGTTGTACGACCGCAGATAATCCATTTTCCGCCCGGCTTCGCCGCTGATGTTGATCTGAACATCCGGTTCCGGCATGCCTGAAACGCCATAGGTTGCTTTTGCATTTTCCCATTCATCGCCGGGGAAGCCCCAGCTTTTCATCCTCGCGGCATGCCGTTCCATAATTGTTTGCTCCATGTGATCGGTATACACGCTCTGGTAGATCAAGGCGGGGGTAATCCGCTGCTGCATGGCCAGGTCAATGACCATCTGACTGATGAAAACATGCTCAGGATGACCATATCCCCCCATTTCGCTGTCGAGGGTAAAAATAACAGAAGGATTAAATGCCCGGATGCACCGGCTATATTCCGTTTCAATAAGCTCCCGGTTAAACACAAGCTCAAACCTTTCCCGGGGAATCGCGTAATAGGCATTTTCCACCGTATCGAGGTCGTTTCTGTACTGTCCGGGTTTCAGATCCACAAACATCACGGTATCCAGGATGCTGCGGCAGGCCTCTATCTGGGCCGCATTCCGTTCCGGCGACTGCGAAAAACTGACCACGGCAATCTCCCAGCCCCGCTGATTAAGCAATGATATGGTTCCGGCCATGCCACACATATCGTCGTCGTGGGCAATGACAATCATCGCCCTTTTGTCTTCAACCAGCTGAAGGAGGGTATCATCTGCATAAACTTCGACGGGCGCATATTTTAAAATATCCTCCCGGGTGTTGCAGGCGCAGAGTGTTAAAATCATCAGCGCCGTGAACGCAAACAGTATCTGATTTCTTCCGTTCATAATTCTTATCATTGATACCACTGTAATGATAACGGCCGGCGGCGGGAAATGTTGCCGGTTACAGCCGGGGCGTTGCAGCGCTGATATATTCATGCTCAGGCGCAGTGAACCTTAGCCCTCAGGCATGTTTATTCATTTGCAACAGATACCTGCTATCCCTGCAAATCCTTATTAAGATAAATCATATCAATAAGTTGAATATCGCCCTCGAACATCGGATGGTCGTAATTGTCTGTAAAAAAGTTCTTCACCCGGTGCGACACTTCAAATCCGCAGCTTTTATAAAACGACAGGATGGCCGGCGTTTCGCCTGTTCCGACAAGCATGGTTTTGTAATCATATTTGTAGTAATCGGCAATATACCTGATCAATGCGCGGCCGTATCCTTTGCCCTGATATTTAACGCAGGTCGCTATATTTTTCAGCTCGCAGGTTTCGCCGTTTACCGGCACCACCACGCAAACACTTTTCAGATCGCCGTCATATAATGCAAACAGGTCGCCATCCGGCAAATATCTGTCAATCATATCTTCCTGTTCGTCGGCCAGCAATAATAAGTCAAGGAATCGCTTCTTGTTTTCTGCAATTTTTTCTATTTTCAATTTCTTCTGTTGTTTCAGGGTTTGTAAAACATTGTTTTTAATCGTATTAACCGCATTGCCTGTGGCATTGGGCGATATGAAATCGCCGGGGATTATGGACTTCGTATCTGTCCGCCGCCACAAACGCCGTTACGGAGAGATCGTTTTTGTTCACCAAATTAATTCCAATAATATATTCACGATATCAGATGCACAAAGTCTGAATTCAGTACATCACGGTTCCGGAAGCACGAAGCCCATACTATTGCAGAACGGCTGTTATGTATCACTTTTATGACTTTCATAGTAATTGTTTAAAGTTTCGATCAGTTTGTCCGAACTGATGTCAAGTCCTGAAGCGGCAATATTGAAAGGTGAATTGTA
It includes:
- a CDS encoding arsenate reductase ArsC; its protein translation is MKILILCTGNSCRSQMAHGFLQSFDPSLTVRSAGTEASGKLNPKAVEVMKEIGIDISHHTSDSVDLHLGEEWDYVITVCGGANEACPAFTGKVKHRLHMGFDDPSHAAGTGEFIHSEFIRVRDEIKDRFLRFYKDELIRG
- a CDS encoding T9SS type A sorting domain-containing protein; this translates as MKKIWILLSFLIIKNFLFGQDTPYFSTTSMEDYIEINNPISVNNGEIWNEGSVYPIDFDFNFTVFDQEYSSLYVHAGGGISFPADGKGIQIYHTPFGGYLLKDKGVDSSLSGIDYEVVGEEGQYIIKIQWKNAGFVQWFSTSDTSDFVDFQIWIFQEDAHFELHFGDYQADPGTYGYPEGISDPDPGPSIKFAYDDCSNILSYYDAADNPLYDFFNMCLPPCYWFIDGTPSEGTTYRIIPNEGFVGISENDLSGVSVFPNPATDVIQIENINELSFIESVCIVDVLGNVILEFRKNEISGSALTLNIETIPVGVYCIRINSGNALLTKKLIKNSI
- a CDS encoding PIG-L deacetylase family protein translates to MNGRNQILFAFTALMILTLCACNTREDILKYAPVEVYADDTLLQLVEDKRAMIVIAHDDDMCGMAGTISLLNQRGWEIAVVSFSQSPERNAAQIEACRSILDTVMFVDLKPGQYRNDLDTVENAYYAIPRERFELVFNRELIETEYSRCIRAFNPSVIFTLDSEMGGYGHPEHVFISQMVIDLAMQQRITPALIYQSVYTDHMEQTIMERHAARMKSWGFPGDEWENAKATYGVSGMPEPDVQINISGEAGRKMDYLRSYNKREREILDFFIPFFEAYPAEEYFSVFDREFFRVIRM
- a CDS encoding GNAT family N-acetyltransferase, which codes for MKIEKIAENKKRFLDLLLLADEQEDMIDRYLPDGDLFALYDGDLKSVCVVVPVNGETCELKNIATCVKYQGKGYGRALIRYIADYYKYDYKTMLVGTGETPAILSFYKSCGFEVSHRVKNFFTDNYDHPMFEGDIQLIDMIYLNKDLQG
- a CDS encoding ArsR/SmtB family transcription factor, encoding MNKSEKFDEDLRELARYAKVISHPARLAIIKYLANTRSCISGDISDSLPLGRSTVSQHLKELRDAGLIHGEIDGLKINYCLCSGGIEKFMALFSVFFEPVKANGFDCEIK
- a CDS encoding methyltransferase family protein; its protein translation is MTMRETLRYIAGYVFGGTIFLFLIPFGLYKLSGYDNLWTDLELLQSGSVRHVLSVCCLLSGVFWMIWSNIFLFKAGKGGPAEGMGVSVSPRTQRLVTTGPYRYCRNPMVLGALLIYLSIVIFLNSLTALGALLIFSLSGITYLKLSEEKRLEKDFGDEFLEYRRKVPMLFPGIRFNK
- a CDS encoding alpha/beta fold hydrolase, which encodes METIRKYGKQPFQIGLLHGGPGASGEMKPIAENLSCDFGILEFLQSEKSVNGQIEELHNQLTSCADLPAILIGYSWGAWLGFLFASRYQDLVKKLIIISSGAFESKYNNDLMSIRLSRLNPQDRKEAERLISDINSDGSDNEILKRFGKLMTIADSYDYLSADNDPVDLDLTIYQSVWAEASRLRETNELINCADKIKCPVVAIHGNYDSHPIDGVEKPLSEKLGDFKMIQIENCGHIPWRERVAKDTFFEILRNELY